CCAAGCAGCTGCTGGATTTCCCGTGGGCGAAGATGCTCGCGAGCGACGTGGAAGGGCAGGTCGAATTGAAAGACGCGCGGGCGACGTATACGTGGTTGGCCCGCTATGTGGGCGATGAGCCCATCGTCTATCTCGTCCGGGACGTGCCCCAGAGTTAGGCCTTCATCACTGAATATGCGCTGCGATCCATCCTGAGGAGGACGCCATGCCTGAAGTCAATGTTACCGAACACCTGCTGCTCAATCAGAAAAAATCGCCCATGGCGCGTGGTCAGTTCACGCACCTGCTCAATCAGCTCATCCTCTCCTTTAAGATCATCTCGCGCGAGGTGACCAAGGCCGGCCTCGTCGACGTGCTCGGGTTCACCGGCGAGATCAACGTGCAGGGCGAGGAGGTCAAGAAGCTGGACGAGTACTCGAACAACGTGCTCATCCACCGCATGTCCCGCGCGGGCGTCATCTGCGCCATGTCCTCGGAGGAGAACGAGGGGATCATTGAGATTCCGGCCGGTTTCCCCACGGGCGACTACGTGCTGATCTTCGACCCGCTGGACGGCTCCTCCAACATCGAGGCCAACATCAACATCGGGACGATCTTCTCGGTCTACCGCCGCAAGACGCCCTCGGAGCAGCCCGCCACCCTGGAAGACCTCCTGCAGCAGGGCGTGAACCAGGTGGCCGCCGGCTACTGCCTGTACGGCTCCTCGACCATGATGGTCATGACCACGGGCAGCGGCGTGCACGGTTTCACCCTGGACCCGAGCGTGGGCGAGTTTCTGCTTTCGCACCCGGACATCAAGATTCCGGAGCGCGGCTCCATCTACAGCATCAACGAGGGATACACGCGCTACTGGGATGCGGCCACGCGCGAGGTTGTGGACTACTTCAAGGAGATCGACAACGAGCGCAAGAGCCCCTACAGCTCGCGCTACATCGGCTCCCTGGTGGCCGACTTCCACCGCACGCTGCTCTACGGCGGCGTCTTCCTCTACCCCGCGGACATGCGCGATCCCAAGAAGCCCAAGGGCAAGCTGCGCCTGATGTCCGAGGCCAATCCGCTTTCCTTCGTCGCCGAGCAGGCCTGGGGCCTGGCCACGGACGGCGTGCACCGCATACTGGACATCCAGCCCACCGCGCTGCACCAGCGGGTGCCGCTGATCATCGGCTCGCCCCTCGAGGTCGAGAAGGTGCGCGAGATCTATCGCAAGCACGGGTATTGATGCCGGTCCTGGGAATCGAGACTTCCTGCGACGAGACCGGACTGGCGCTCGTCGAACAGGGCAGGGTGCGTGCCGAACGCCTGGCTTCCCAGGCCGACATGCACTCCCTGTTCGGCGGCGTCGTGCCGGAGCTCGCCTCGCGCGAGCACATGCGCGTCATCGAGCCCCTGTACGAGGCGCTCATGGCCGATGCGGGACTCCGCGCGTCCGACCTCTCGGGCATCGCCGTGGCGCGCGGTCCGGGGCTGCTCGGCAGCCTGCTCGTGGGGCTCGGCTTCGCCAAGGGACTGGCCCTCGCCCTGGACCTGCCGCTGGTCGGCGTCAACCATCTGCACGCCCACCTGCTCGCCGCCGGCATAGAGCGGCCCATCTCCTTTCCCGGCCTCGGTCTCCTCGTCTCGGGCGGGCACACGCACCTGTACCGCATGGAATCCCCCACCCGCTTCAGGCTGCTCGGCCGCACGCTGGACGACGCGGCGGGCGAGGCCTTCGACAAGGCGGCCAAGGCGGCCAACCTGCCGTATCCAGGGGGGAAGTACGTGGACGAGCTCTCGCGGGACGCGAAGCCTGTGCCGGGGCTCTTCCCGAAGCCCTACGTCGATAACGACAACCTCGATTTCAGCTTCAGCGGGCTCAAGACGGCCTTCGCCCAGCTCATCGAGAAGCGCCCGCATCTGCGGCTGCCGCGCCTTGCGGCCGGAGTGGCGGAGGAGGGCGGACTCGGCGTGCCCTCGGCGATACGCGACGAGCTCGGCGCGGTGCTGGCCTCGCTCTCGCACAGCATCGCCGAGACGCTGCGCATCAAGACCGAGCGGGCGCTGGACCGCATGCCCGACGCCTCCTGCCTGGTCATGGCCGGCGGAGTGGCTGCCAACGGCATGCTGCGCAAGACCATGGCGGACATGGCCGAGCGCCGGGGCATCGACTTCCTGGTTCCGGGCAGGGAGCTGTGTACTGACAATGCCTCCATGATCGCGTATGCTGGCGAACGGCTGTTTGCGGCCGGTCTCCGCCACGACCTGATGCTGGACGCTATCGCGCGCGGTCGTCCGGTTCCGGACGACTACCGCCGCGTACCCGAAAATCCTTGACGGACGCGGGCGGAACCGCGATTCTCGCCAGGTTGACAATGGGCATCCGGGGCTTATAGTTTACGACCATTGCGCTCCCGGCGCGCAGCCCGCCATGCGGCGCGGCGCGCGGTCGCCGGGGCGATCGCACCAGAAAGCAAAAAGGAGAGTAGAGCATGGCTATTCAGGTGACCGACAGCAACTTCGAGGCTGAAGTGCTGCAGTGCGACCTTCCCGTTCTGGTGGATTTCTGGGCACCCTGGTGCGGCCCGTGTCGTGCCCTTGGCCCCGTCATCGAGGAGCTGGCCGGCGAGTACACCGGTCAGGTCAAGATCGTGAAGATGAACGTGGACGAGAACCCGAACACCCCGAGCAAGTACGGCATCCGCGCCATTCCCACCCTGATCCTGTTCAAGGGCGGCGAGGTCCTGGACCAGGTCACCGGTGCCGTCTCCAAGTCCAGCATCAAGGAAATGATCAGCCAGAAAGCGCTGTAATCCATGAAGACCTTCGACGCCGTGGTTATCGGGGGCGGTCCGGCCGGCATGACGGCCGCCCTCTATTTGCTGCGTTCCCACCTCAATGTCGCCCTGGTCGAGAAGCTCTCGACCGGCGGGCAGATGCTCATGACCGAGCGCATCGACAACTACCCCGGGTTCCCCGAAGGAATCGAGGCCTGGGAGCTTGCCGACCGCATGGCCGCTCAGGTCAAGAGCTGGGAACACGAGGAATCCGCCCGCTTCAATGACGAGGTCAAGGCCATCGAACCCGGCGAGGAACTGCACAAGGTGCTCGTGGGCGACGAATGGATAGCGGGCAGGGTCGTGCTCATCTGTTCCGGAGCCCAGTACCGGCGCCTCGGGCTGCCCGGCGAGAAGGAACTGACCGGCCGCGGCGTGTCGTACTGCGCCTTGTGCGACGGAAACTTCTTCAGGGACAAGGAAGTCGCCGTCATCGGCGGCGGCAATTCCGCCCTGGAGGAGGCGCTGTACCTTGCCCGTCTGGTCAAGAAGCTGCACCTCATCCATCGCCGCGACGACTTCCGGGCCACGAAGTGCTACCAGAACAAGTGCTTCGTGAACCCCAAGATGCAGATACTGCGCAGTTCGGTCGTGCTGCGCATCCTCGGCGAGACCGAGGTCACGGGAATAACCCTCCAGGACCTCAAGAACGGCGAGATCCGCGACATCCCCCTGGACGGCGTGTTCATCTTCGTCGGCTTCGAGCCGCAGGGGAGCGCCTTCTTCCCGGAGAGTCTGCAGAAGGACGGCCACGGCTTCCTCATCACCGACCAGGAAATGCGCACCAACATTCCCGGCATCTACGCCGCCGGCGACATCCGCTCCAAGACCTGCCGCCAGGTCGCGTCCGCCGTGGGCGACGGAGCAGTGGCTGCGCACAATATGATGTCCTATCTGGAACACCATGGTAAATAAGCATACTATCCGCGCCGCAGCGCTTCTCTGCCTGGTCCTTCTGCTTTCGGGCTGCGCCTTGATAGACAGGTACTTCATGGAGGCGCCTGCGGATACGGCGCAGGAGCTGTACGAAAACGGCAACGAGGCCATGCAGAACAAGAAGTACGAGGATGCGGCCGACTACTTCCAGAAGCTCAAGGACCGCTATCCTTTCAGCCCCTATACCCTGCAGGCCGAGCTTTCCCTCGGCGACGCGTGGTTCCTGGCCGAAAAGTACGGAGAAGCCTCAGCCGCGTACAAGGAATACGAGTCGCTGCATCCGCGCAGCGAGCATATTCCCTACGTGCTCTTCCAGGTCGGGGTGAGCGACTACAAGCAGTTCGCCTCCATCGACAGGCCTCAGACGAACATCAACGAGGCCTTGGAATACTTCTACCGCCTCAAGGAAGAGCACCCGGACACCAAGTACGCCAAGGAATCCGACTATTACATCGACAAGTGCCGCCGCTTCCTGGCGGACCACGAGCTGTACGTCGCGGATTTCTACTGGAAGAACGAACAGTATGGCCCGGCCTGGAACCGCTACGAATTCGTCTCGCAGAACTTCAAGGATCTTCCGGACATCGTGCAGTACGCCCAGAAGATGTCCCAGCTCGCCTATTTCGAGTATCAGAAGAACCGCTCCGAAAACGAGCGGGCCAAGGAGCACGGGAGCTGGAAGCAGTGGTTCGACTGGCTGTGATCCTTCACACGATCTGACGACGGCGGTTCCTTCCTGGGGGCCGCCGCTTTTTTGCCCATGAACTACGAGATACTCACTCCACTTGAGCGTTGCGCGCTCCCGGACGGGGTCTTCGCCGCCGCCTACGACGTGGTCGACGAGGCCGACAAGGCGGCGTTCAAACGCTGCATCGCCGCCCAGTACGCCCTTTTCCCCCCGGCGGAATCCGCCCGTTTCGAGGTCGTCGAGCGACGAGCGGGATTTGCGACCTTCAGGGCCGCCTGGCCCCTGGACTGGGTCTGCATCCTACTGCCCGCGACCCCGGTCTCTCCGCTCAAGCTCCTGGCCGCGTTGCTTCCGGCCCGCACGAGCGGGGCACGGGCGGTTGCCGTGGTCAGGCCCGAGCATGCGGTATGGGAAGACGGAGTCCTGGCGGCTCTGGAACTGGCGGGGCAGGAGGACGTCTTTGCGGCCTCTCCTGCTGTCTGGAAGCGGCAGTGTGCGACTCTCGGCAAGGCTGGCGGGGCGGGCCTGTCCATGCTTCTCGGGACCGGGAACGATGCAGGGGAGGGGCTCGAGCCGCCTTCCGGAGGCCGACTCTGGCTGGCCCCGGCCAGCCGATCCCTGGGGGTGTTCTGCGAGAACAAGGAAGCCTTCGACCTCGCGTCCTTGGCTCGCCTGCATCCCGATTCGACCATCACCGCCTTCGGCACTCCGAAAAGGACCAAGGGCGTCACATGCCGCGCGGGCTCCTGGGAGGATTTCGTGGGTCGGGACTTCGACGCCGCCTACGTGCCCGCCGAACTGCTGGAAGAGGCGCTCTCGCGCTTCTCCCTGGCCTTCGGCACGGGAGGGGAAGCCCACTGGCTCTGGCCGGGCCTGACGGCCGCAACTTTCACGCACTCCCGCCTGGGACTGAAGGACGGGTAGCACCATGGCCAAGGCCCCGCTGGACTTGGTGCGCAAGCTGCGCAATATCGGCATCATCGCCCACATCGACGCGGGCAAGACGACCCTTACCGAGCGCATTCTTTTCTACAGCGGGCGCATCCACCGCATGGGCGAGGTCCACGAAGGCACGGCCACCATGGACTACATGCCCGAGGAGCAGGAGCGGGGCATCACCATCACCTCGGCCTGCACCTACTGCCAGTGGGGCGACACGCGCATCAACATCATCGACACCCCGGGCCACGTCGATTTCACCATCGAAGTCGAGCGCGCCCTGCGCGTGCTCGACGGCGCCGTGGGCGTGTTCTGTGCCGTGTCCGGCGTGGAGCCCCAGAGCGAGACCGTCTGGCGCCAGTCGCAGAAATACCACGTGCCCAAACTCGCCTTCGTGAACAAGATGGACCGGCTGGGCGCGGACTTCGCCGCCGTGCTCGAGGCCATGCGGGAGAAGCTGGGCGCCAAGCCCCTGCCGCTTTCCGTGCCGCACGGGGAAGGGCAGGACTTCAGCGGTGTCTTCGACCTGGTGGACCGGCAGCACCTCTCCTTCGGCGCGGACGACCAGGGAGCCACCGTGGAGCGCCGCGCGCCGAGCGAGGAGGAAGAGGCCTTTCTGGCCCCATGGCGCGAGCGCATGCTCGAGACCCTGGCCGAGGAGGACGAGGAGTTCCTGGAACTCTATCTGTCCGGCGAGGACGTTTCCGCCGAGGCGGTGCGGGCGGCCGTACGCCGGGCCACCCTGTCCCTCAAGCTGACGCCTGTCCTGTGCGGATCCGCTTTGCGCAACTCCGGAGTGCAGCCGGTTCTCGACGCCGTGCGCGACTACCTGCCGAGTCCGCTGGACGTGCCCCCCGTACAGGCCCTGGATCCCCTCGCCCGCGAGAAGGTCGGCCTGTCCACGGACGCCTCCGGCCCCCTTGCCGCCCTGGCCTTCAAGGTCAGCATGGAGAGCGGGCGCAAGCACGTCTATCTGAGGCTCTACTCCGGGCGGCTCGAGGCCGGACAGGAGGTCTACAACGCCACCCAGGACAAGGACGAGCGCGCCGCGCGTCTCTTCCGCATGCACGCGGATCGCAAGGAGAAGCTCGACGAGGCCGTGGCGGGCGACATCGTGGCCGTGGCCGGACTGCGTTTCGCCCGCACAGGCGACACCATCTGCCTGCGCGGCGCTCCCCTGGTCCTCGAACGCATCTCCACCTACACCCCGGTCATTTCGCTGGCGCTCGAGCCGCGCAACTCCGAAGAAGGCGACAAGCTGCTCGAGGCCCTGAACCATTTCCTGCTCGAAGACCCGACCCTGCACGTTGCCCACGACGAGGAGACGGGACAACTCGTCCTTTCCGGCATGGGCGAGCTGCACCTTGAAGTGATGCTTGAACGTTTGGGCCGCGAATACGGACTCAAGCCTCGCGCGGGCAGGCCCCAGGTGGTGCGCCAGGAGACCGTCTCCAGGACGGCCGGGGCGGAATCCGAGTTCGACAAGATGCTCGGCGACGCCGCCCATTACGGATTCGTCGTGCTCTCGGTCGAGCCGCGGAGCCGGGGCAAGGGACAGGACATCGTTTTCGAGTTCGACCAGACGCTGTGGCCCGAGGCCTTCACGACGGCAGTGGCCGAAGGGCTCTCGGACGGGCTGCAGAGCGGCACCCAGGGCAACCCTGTCTGCGACGTGCGCGTGCGCGTGCGCGAGATGCGCGGCAAGGACAAGCGGGAGAGCGCCGTGGGCTTCCGCCTGGCCGCGTCCATGGCCCTCAGGGAGGCGCTGGCCAAGGCCGGTCCCGTGGCGCTCGAGCCGATCATGAAGGTCGAGGTGGCCGTGCCCGGCGAGTTCGTGGGCGACGTCATCGGGCTTTTCGGCAGCAAGGGCGCCAAGATCGAGAACATGTACGACCATGCCGGCCAGAAGGTGGTCCAGGCCTTGGCGCCGCTTTCGGGTCTTTTCGGCTTTTCCACGGCCCTGCGCTCGGCCACGCAGGGTAGGGCGGGCATGGTCATGAGCTTCGAGCGTTTCGACGTGCTGGGGTGAGATGAACGGGAACCGCGTGCGCGAGCGCGCCTGGTGGCAACGCCTGCAGCGCAGGGCCAGGCTCCTCCGGCTTCAGGTCCTGCGCGTCAGGGCCGAGCCCGAGGTCGTGGCGAGGGGGGTGGCCTGCGGCATCTTCGCCGGTTGGCTGCCGGCGATTCCCCTTTTTCCTCTGCAGATCGTCACCGCGCTGGTCCTCTCCTTCCTCGTGCGCGGCAGCAAGATAGCGGCCTTCGCCGCCACCTGGATATCCAACCCCCTCAACTGGGTCGTCTTCTACCTCATCGACTTCAAGGTCGGCAGCCTCTTCTCGCCCTTCGGGGAACTGGACCTGAACGTCCGCTTCGACGACCTCCATGCGGCGGCCGTGCAGCTCGCCGACGTGAGCTGGAAGGGGCTGGTCGTGATGGGCATCGGCGGGACCATGATCGGCGTGCCCTGCGCCATCCTCTCCTACTTCGTCGCCCTGCCGCTGATCCGCGGCTACCGCAAGCGCAGGACCCTGCGCATCCTGCGCAAGAAGACCAGCGTGTGAGCGGAGTCCGGCCTCTTTTTCCGTCTCGCCTTGCCCTGACGCGCGGAGACGTCTACTATGGGTAATGGAATTACCCAGGTGATCGACGGCCGCAAAAGGGAGGTGGCGATGCAGAATTCTTTCTCGGTCCGGCTGGTGGTGGTGTCGAACCGCCTGCCCGTGTCCCTGGCGCGGGATGACAAGGGCTGGACGGTGAAGGCCGGGGCAGGGGGGTTGGTCACGGCACTGGCTCCGGTGCTCATGAACCGTGGCGGGCTTTGGATAGGCTGGGCCGGGGCAGCGGCGGACGCCGACCTGAAGAAGCTCCTCGGCGACTTCTCCCAGGACGCCGGATACGACCTGCACCCCGTGTTCCTGAGCCAGGAGGAGATCGGCGACTACTACCACGGCTTCTCGAACGAGATCATCTGGCCCCTGTTCCACGATTTTCAGGCGCGCTGCAACTTCAAGCCCGCCTACTGGCGCAGCTATCTCGACGTGAACCTGCGTTTCGCCGAGGTCACGGCGCGCCACAGCCGCGACTCGGACTACATCTGGGTGCACGACTACCACCTCATGCACCTGGCCTTCATGCTGCGCAACATGGGCGTGGAGCGCAACTGCGGCTTCTTCCTGCACATTCCTTTTCCCTCCCCGGACATCTTCCTCAAGCTTCCCTGGAGGGACAAGATCATCCGGGCGCTTCTGGAGTACGATCTCGTCGGCTTCCAGACGCACCGTGACCGCCGCAACTTCGTGGAGTGCATGGAGGCGCTCGTTCCCGACGCGCGCCACAGCGGCCGGGGCAACATCGTCTCCATTTCCTGGAAGAACCGCACCATCCGGGCGGGCTCGTTTCCCATCAGCATCGACTTCAACAGCTTCGCCTCCATGGCCGCGGCCAAGGACGTGGTCAAGTCCGCGGAGGAGATCCGTGAGGCCCTGCGGCACAGGAAGATCATCCTGGGCGTGGACCGCCTGGATTACACCAAGGGCATACCGGAGCGCCTGGAGTCCATCCGTCAGCTCTTCCTTTCCTACCCCGACCTGTGCGAGAAGCTGACCTTCGTGCAGATCGCCGTACCGAGCAGGGAGGTCATCCCGGAATATCTGGCCCTGAAGACGGAGATCGAGCAGCTCGTGGGCGAGATCAACGGCCAGTTCACCCGGCCCGGATGGATTCCCATCCACTACCAGTACCGCAGCCTGCCGCGCCGCGAGCTGGTGGCCTACTACCGGGCCGCGGACATGGCCCTGGTCACGCCGCTGCGCGACGGCATGAACCTCGTGGCCAAGGAATACTGTGCCGCCAACGTCACCCAGAGCGGCATGCTCTTTCTCTCCGAGTTCGCCGGGGCCGCCGCCCAGCTGCAGAAAGTCGGCGCCACCCTCGTCAATCCCCACGACGTCGAGGGCGTGGCCCGGGCGATCCAGCGGGGATTCTACCTGGACACGCGGGAGCGCCACTCGCGCATGGCCAAGCTCAGGGACTCGATTAGACGCAACAACATCTTCTGGTGGGTCGACTCCTTCCTGCAGGCCGCCTTCGCCCGGCAGCTCGACGACTTCCCGCAGGATACGGTGGACTTTCGGACCAGCACCTATGAGTGATTCATGACCGACTCCCCCTCCCGGCCCGAATACGCGCGGGCCAAGCGCAGCCTGGGCCAGAACTTCCTCGTGGACACGAACATGGCCCGGCGCATCGTCGCGTCCGCCGGTCCGTTCGACGGGGCCGACGCACCTGCGGTGCTCGAGATAGGCCCCGGCCACGGCGCGCTCACCGGGCTTCTCCTCGAGGCCGGGGCGGAGCGGGTCATGGTACTCGAGAAGGACCGCGAGCTCGCCCGAGCGCTCAAGGCGCGCCTGCCCCGGGTCGGCGTGATCATGGGAGACGGCCTCACCTTCGGCTGGGAAGGGCTCTCCGGCCTGCCGGGCCTGCGTCTCATCGGCAATCTGCCCTACAACGTGGCCTCGCCCATGCTCTGGGAGATCGTCTCCCGGGCCAGGGGGTGGAGCAGGGCGGTCTTCATGGTCCAGTACGAGGTCGGCAGGCGCATCGTGGCCCGACCGGGCTGCGGGGAATACGGCGCCCTGTCCGTCTGGCTGCAGGCCTTCTCCACGCCGAGGCTTCTTTTCAAGGTCCCGCCGCATGTTTTTCGGCCGCAGCCGAAAATAGATTCTGCGGTACTCGAGTTCGTGCCGCGGCCGCCGGAAGAGTGGCCCGCATCTCCGAAAAGTCTCGCGAACATCCTTTCGTTGTGCTTCCAGAAACGACGTAAGCAGTTGAAATCAATACTTAAAAAATACTTCGACGATGCCCTGGCGAGCGACTTCGAGGCCCGGGGGATATCCCCTCAAGCGCGCCCCGAAGAGCTTGCGACACACCAGTTTGTCTGGCTAGGTGAGCGCATTTTCTCGCATTTCCTCCTTGACTTGGTCGAAAAAATTTAGTCTAGCAGCGGCAAATGGTGTCGGAAGCCGCATGAAAAGTGATTTTCCGGCCCATCCGCTATGGACACGCAATCGCCTTTTGGCTAACGTGCCCAGGCAACGGCAAGGAACGACGGGCGTTCCAAGCCATCCCTTCGGGGGGGACGAAGGGAATATGGCCGAATCCATATACTGGGTCGGCTGCTTAAATTTCGGTCCCGAACGGGACGTGGGTGTGAGACACTTTTAGGCAAAAAAAGGAGAGGAGAGATGACGAAGGCTGAACTGGTTGCCAAGATCGCGGACAAGGCTTCCACCACCAAGGCGAATGCCGAGCGCGCCCTGAACTCTTTTCTGGAGGCCGTCGAGGCCACGCTGGTCAAAGAGGGCAAGCTGACCCTGACCGGTTTCGGCACGTTTGTCGTTGAGGAGCGCAAGGCCCGCACCGGCCGCAACCCCCGCACCGGCAAGGCCATCACCATCCCCGCGACCAAGGTCGTGAAGTTCCGCCCGGGCAAGCTCCTGAAGGACGCCGTGAAGTAGTAGTCGTCAACGCATTTCGGAGGCTTACATGATTCCCGGCGAAACTATCCACAGCCCCCTCCCTTGGGACCTTCCGTGGTGGAGCCCCGACCATTTCGTCTTCTTCGGGGTCCTCTATGCGGTTCTGGCCATCGTCGGTACGGGGCTGGGGCTGGTCGTCCTGAAAAGTCTGTGGGACACCATGCACCCGCACGACAACGGCGGCCACCACTCGTAGTTGTTTTTTTGTATTTCCAGGCGACCCGCGGCAACGCGGGTCGCCTTTTTTTTGTTCCCTGTGCGCAAAAAAGCCCTTGCCATGAAGCGGCATGCGGGTTAGTTAGTTCGTCTTTCCCCGTCAGGGGAGATAGAATACGAGGAGGGGGTGATCCCTTTGCCCGGAGTCATTCTCGACGATAGCGACAACTTCGACATCGCTCTTCGCCGCTTCAAGAAGCAGATCGAAAAGGCGGGCGTGCTGTCCGAGCTCAAGAAGCGTCAGCACTACGAAAAGCCCAGCGTGCAGCGCAAGAAGAAGAAGGCCGCTGCCCGCAAGCGTCTGCTCAAGAAGATGCGCAAGATGAACATGCAGTAAAGCCATGAGTCTGCAGCAGACCATAGAATCCGACTTCATCACGGCCTACAAGGCCAGGCAGGAAATCAGGGTGGCCGTCTTGAGGATGCTCAAGACGGCCCTCAAGAACCGTCAGGTGGAGCTTTTGCGCGAGCTGGGCGACGCGGACGTCCTCGACGTCATCGCCAAGCAGGCCAAGCAGCGCAAGGAGTCCATCGAGCAGTTCGACGCCGCAGGCCGCAAGGACCTTGCTGACCGGGAGCGCGCCGAACTCGAATTTCTCGAAGCCTATCTGCCCCGGCAGCTCTCCGACGAGGAGCTCGCCGCGGCCGTCGATGCCGCCGTCGCCGAAGTTGGTGCCTCCGGCATGAAGGACATGGGTGCCGTCATGAAGGCGCTCATGGCTGCCCATAAGGGCCAGTTCGACGGCGCCAAGGCCAGCGCCGCCGTCCGCTCCAAGCTCTCCTGATAGCGGCCCGGCCGCCGCATCGCCGTTCCATGGAACGCCGTACTTTTCACCTGCTCGAATTCCCCAAAGTGCTTGCCGCGCTGGCGAGCCATGCCGTGTCCGACGACGGACGGGAGCGTTGTCTCGCAACCGTACCCATCGAGGACGACGGCGAGCTCGCGCTGGTCACTGCGCGCACGGCCGAAGTCCAGGCCTGGCAGGCCGAGA
Above is a genomic segment from Desulfovibrio sp. X2 containing:
- the fbp gene encoding class 1 fructose-bisphosphatase, whose amino-acid sequence is MPEVNVTEHLLLNQKKSPMARGQFTHLLNQLILSFKIISREVTKAGLVDVLGFTGEINVQGEEVKKLDEYSNNVLIHRMSRAGVICAMSSEENEGIIEIPAGFPTGDYVLIFDPLDGSSNIEANINIGTIFSVYRRKTPSEQPATLEDLLQQGVNQVAAGYCLYGSSTMMVMTTGSGVHGFTLDPSVGEFLLSHPDIKIPERGSIYSINEGYTRYWDAATREVVDYFKEIDNERKSPYSSRYIGSLVADFHRTLLYGGVFLYPADMRDPKKPKGKLRLMSEANPLSFVAEQAWGLATDGVHRILDIQPTALHQRVPLIIGSPLEVEKVREIYRKHGY
- the tsaD gene encoding tRNA (adenosine(37)-N6)-threonylcarbamoyltransferase complex transferase subunit TsaD, with translation MPVLGIETSCDETGLALVEQGRVRAERLASQADMHSLFGGVVPELASREHMRVIEPLYEALMADAGLRASDLSGIAVARGPGLLGSLLVGLGFAKGLALALDLPLVGVNHLHAHLLAAGIERPISFPGLGLLVSGGHTHLYRMESPTRFRLLGRTLDDAAGEAFDKAAKAANLPYPGGKYVDELSRDAKPVPGLFPKPYVDNDNLDFSFSGLKTAFAQLIEKRPHLRLPRLAAGVAEEGGLGVPSAIRDELGAVLASLSHSIAETLRIKTERALDRMPDASCLVMAGGVAANGMLRKTMADMAERRGIDFLVPGRELCTDNASMIAYAGERLFAAGLRHDLMLDAIARGRPVPDDYRRVPENP
- the trxA gene encoding thioredoxin; amino-acid sequence: MAIQVTDSNFEAEVLQCDLPVLVDFWAPWCGPCRALGPVIEELAGEYTGQVKIVKMNVDENPNTPSKYGIRAIPTLILFKGGEVLDQVTGAVSKSSIKEMISQKAL
- a CDS encoding NAD(P)/FAD-dependent oxidoreductase — translated: MKTFDAVVIGGGPAGMTAALYLLRSHLNVALVEKLSTGGQMLMTERIDNYPGFPEGIEAWELADRMAAQVKSWEHEESARFNDEVKAIEPGEELHKVLVGDEWIAGRVVLICSGAQYRRLGLPGEKELTGRGVSYCALCDGNFFRDKEVAVIGGGNSALEEALYLARLVKKLHLIHRRDDFRATKCYQNKCFVNPKMQILRSSVVLRILGETEVTGITLQDLKNGEIRDIPLDGVFIFVGFEPQGSAFFPESLQKDGHGFLITDQEMRTNIPGIYAAGDIRSKTCRQVASAVGDGAVAAHNMMSYLEHHGK
- a CDS encoding outer membrane protein assembly factor BamD; protein product: MVNKHTIRAAALLCLVLLLSGCALIDRYFMEAPADTAQELYENGNEAMQNKKYEDAADYFQKLKDRYPFSPYTLQAELSLGDAWFLAEKYGEASAAYKEYESLHPRSEHIPYVLFQVGVSDYKQFASIDRPQTNINEALEYFYRLKEEHPDTKYAKESDYYIDKCRRFLADHELYVADFYWKNEQYGPAWNRYEFVSQNFKDLPDIVQYAQKMSQLAYFEYQKNRSENERAKEHGSWKQWFDWL
- a CDS encoding histidinol dehydrogenase; this encodes MNYEILTPLERCALPDGVFAAAYDVVDEADKAAFKRCIAAQYALFPPAESARFEVVERRAGFATFRAAWPLDWVCILLPATPVSPLKLLAALLPARTSGARAVAVVRPEHAVWEDGVLAALELAGQEDVFAASPAVWKRQCATLGKAGGAGLSMLLGTGNDAGEGLEPPSGGRLWLAPASRSLGVFCENKEAFDLASLARLHPDSTITAFGTPKRTKGVTCRAGSWEDFVGRDFDAAYVPAELLEEALSRFSLAFGTGGEAHWLWPGLTAATFTHSRLGLKDG
- the fusA gene encoding elongation factor G: MAKAPLDLVRKLRNIGIIAHIDAGKTTLTERILFYSGRIHRMGEVHEGTATMDYMPEEQERGITITSACTYCQWGDTRINIIDTPGHVDFTIEVERALRVLDGAVGVFCAVSGVEPQSETVWRQSQKYHVPKLAFVNKMDRLGADFAAVLEAMREKLGAKPLPLSVPHGEGQDFSGVFDLVDRQHLSFGADDQGATVERRAPSEEEEAFLAPWRERMLETLAEEDEEFLELYLSGEDVSAEAVRAAVRRATLSLKLTPVLCGSALRNSGVQPVLDAVRDYLPSPLDVPPVQALDPLAREKVGLSTDASGPLAALAFKVSMESGRKHVYLRLYSGRLEAGQEVYNATQDKDERAARLFRMHADRKEKLDEAVAGDIVAVAGLRFARTGDTICLRGAPLVLERISTYTPVISLALEPRNSEEGDKLLEALNHFLLEDPTLHVAHDEETGQLVLSGMGELHLEVMLERLGREYGLKPRAGRPQVVRQETVSRTAGAESEFDKMLGDAAHYGFVVLSVEPRSRGKGQDIVFEFDQTLWPEAFTTAVAEGLSDGLQSGTQGNPVCDVRVRVREMRGKDKRESAVGFRLAASMALREALAKAGPVALEPIMKVEVAVPGEFVGDVIGLFGSKGAKIENMYDHAGQKVVQALAPLSGLFGFSTALRSATQGRAGMVMSFERFDVLG
- a CDS encoding DUF2062 domain-containing protein; the protein is MNGNRVRERAWWQRLQRRARLLRLQVLRVRAEPEVVARGVACGIFAGWLPAIPLFPLQIVTALVLSFLVRGSKIAAFAATWISNPLNWVVFYLIDFKVGSLFSPFGELDLNVRFDDLHAAAVQLADVSWKGLVVMGIGGTMIGVPCAILSYFVALPLIRGYRKRRTLRILRKKTSV
- a CDS encoding trehalose-6-phosphate synthase; the encoded protein is MQNSFSVRLVVVSNRLPVSLARDDKGWTVKAGAGGLVTALAPVLMNRGGLWIGWAGAAADADLKKLLGDFSQDAGYDLHPVFLSQEEIGDYYHGFSNEIIWPLFHDFQARCNFKPAYWRSYLDVNLRFAEVTARHSRDSDYIWVHDYHLMHLAFMLRNMGVERNCGFFLHIPFPSPDIFLKLPWRDKIIRALLEYDLVGFQTHRDRRNFVECMEALVPDARHSGRGNIVSISWKNRTIRAGSFPISIDFNSFASMAAAKDVVKSAEEIREALRHRKIILGVDRLDYTKGIPERLESIRQLFLSYPDLCEKLTFVQIAVPSREVIPEYLALKTEIEQLVGEINGQFTRPGWIPIHYQYRSLPRRELVAYYRAADMALVTPLRDGMNLVAKEYCAANVTQSGMLFLSEFAGAAAQLQKVGATLVNPHDVEGVARAIQRGFYLDTRERHSRMAKLRDSIRRNNIFWWVDSFLQAAFARQLDDFPQDTVDFRTSTYE